The following proteins are encoded in a genomic region of Acidobacteriota bacterium:
- a CDS encoding M23 family metallopeptidase: MRRSESGRVLAVALILLVLAGLFALLALAAFRAGPQPAISATPEGGSIGRKTTVTVTVTEGVRGLTAVRAELVQGDRVEKLADRTYPPPPSWKFWGRGTDRESLALEIGRDAIQGLKAGTLTIRVTAGGTSAWLSRPAPAVKELTFQVRLTPPSLGVTSTFHYVKQGGAEAVVYRVGESSVRDGVRVGDRWFPGYPFPGGAGGDRFALFAVPDDVSDPASVTLLAADDADNESQVTFIDKFTPHAPIEATINLSDAFLNKVVPAIMSQTPELADAGGLIENFLSINQGLRKANAAELVSISSKSKPQFLWSRPFLPMSNAKVMAPFAEARTYVFQGRTVDHQVHLGFDLAATKAVPVQASNDGVVALARFFGIYGNAVVVDHGYGLESLYAHLSSIDVKEGQAVRRGETLGRTGDTGLAGGDHLHFSILIAGQPVNPQEWWDGHWIKDRVARKLGSALRFAE; the protein is encoded by the coding sequence ATGCGTCGCAGCGAATCCGGCCGCGTCCTGGCCGTGGCTCTGATCCTTCTCGTGCTCGCGGGCCTGTTCGCCCTCCTCGCCCTCGCCGCCTTCCGCGCGGGACCCCAGCCCGCGATCTCGGCGACGCCCGAGGGCGGCTCGATCGGACGGAAGACGACCGTCACCGTCACGGTGACGGAGGGAGTTCGCGGCCTCACGGCCGTCCGGGCCGAGCTGGTCCAGGGGGATCGGGTCGAGAAGCTCGCGGACAGGACCTATCCCCCGCCCCCGTCCTGGAAGTTCTGGGGCCGCGGCACCGATCGCGAGTCGCTGGCGCTCGAAATCGGCCGCGACGCGATCCAGGGGCTCAAGGCCGGAACGCTGACGATCCGGGTGACCGCCGGGGGGACGTCCGCGTGGCTGAGCCGCCCCGCGCCGGCGGTGAAGGAGCTGACTTTCCAGGTCCGCCTGACGCCGCCGAGCCTCGGCGTCACCTCCACGTTCCACTACGTGAAGCAGGGGGGCGCCGAGGCGGTGGTCTACCGCGTCGGCGAGTCCAGCGTGCGCGACGGCGTGAGGGTCGGAGACAGGTGGTTCCCGGGCTACCCCTTCCCCGGCGGCGCCGGGGGGGACCGCTTCGCGCTCTTCGCGGTTCCCGACGACGTCTCGGACCCGGCGAGCGTGACGCTCCTCGCCGCCGACGACGCGGACAACGAGTCCCAGGTCACGTTCATCGACAAGTTCACGCCGCACGCGCCCATCGAGGCGACGATCAACCTGTCGGACGCCTTCCTGAACAAGGTCGTCCCGGCGATCATGTCGCAGACCCCGGAGCTGGCGGACGCCGGAGGTCTGATCGAGAACTTCCTGTCGATCAACCAGGGCCTCCGGAAGGCGAACGCGGCGGAGCTCGTGTCGATCTCGTCGAAGTCGAAGCCGCAGTTCCTCTGGAGCCGGCCCTTCCTGCCCATGTCGAACGCGAAGGTGATGGCGCCCTTCGCGGAAGCCCGCACCTACGTCTTCCAGGGACGCACCGTCGATCACCAGGTCCACCTCGGCTTCGACCTCGCGGCGACGAAGGCTGTTCCGGTCCAGGCCTCGAACGACGGCGTGGTCGCGCTGGCGCGCTTCTTCGGGATCTACGGGAACGCCGTCGTGGTGGACCACGGATACGGCCTCGAGAGCCTATACGCGCACCTTTCGTCCATCGACGTGAAGGAGGGGCAGGCGGTGAGGCGGGGGGAGACGCTCGGCCGCACTGGCGACACCGGGCTCGCCGGCGGCGACCACCTCCACTTCTCGATCCTGATCGCCGGCCAGCCGGTGAACCCGCAGGAGTGGTGGGACGGCCACTGGATCAAGGACCGCGTGGCGCGGAAGCTCGGGAGCGCTCTCCGGTTCGCGGAGTAG
- a CDS encoding OmpA family protein, which yields MNRSTSGQKLAYVLVTTAAVLMLGGCATKKSLREGLGTQDTKISGIESQVEANQKRIEETGQRLEGVKEEAGDAKRIGATADSKAEKAGARADQAYDLAKGKLLYTVVISEVAGQFATSKYELSDGAKKTLDDLAAKLKADNANVYLEVQGHTDGTGSDEYNLLLGQRRADAVRQYLNSTQGIPLHKMSVISFGKSKPVADNGTREGRAQNRRVEIHVLS from the coding sequence ATGAACCGATCGACGTCCGGTCAGAAGCTTGCGTACGTGCTCGTGACGACCGCGGCCGTCCTGATGCTCGGCGGCTGCGCGACCAAGAAGTCCCTCCGCGAGGGGCTCGGGACCCAGGACACCAAGATCTCCGGCATCGAGTCCCAGGTCGAGGCCAACCAGAAGCGCATCGAGGAGACCGGCCAGCGCCTGGAGGGAGTGAAGGAGGAGGCCGGCGACGCGAAGCGTATCGGCGCGACGGCCGACTCGAAGGCCGAGAAGGCGGGGGCGCGCGCGGATCAGGCGTACGATCTCGCGAAGGGAAAGCTCCTCTACACGGTCGTCATCTCCGAGGTGGCCGGCCAGTTCGCGACCAGCAAGTACGAGCTGAGCGACGGGGCGAAGAAGACGCTCGACGATCTCGCCGCGAAGCTGAAGGCCGACAACGCCAACGTCTACCTCGAGGTCCAGGGGCACACCGACGGCACGGGGAGCGACGAGTACAACCTCCTCCTCGGGCAGCGCCGCGCCGACGCGGTGCGCCAGTACCTGAACTCGACCCAGGGTATCCCGCTCCACAAGATGTCGGTGATCTCCTTCGGCAAGTCCAAGCCGGTCGCCGACAACGGCACCCGCGAGGGGCGCGCCCAGAACCGGCGCGTGGAGATCCACGTCCTCTCCTGA
- a CDS encoding FkbM family methyltransferase, whose translation MTEPGAGGFSVRGVARAALPSFLWTWLRGIRLRWLAATYPRRVVEHRYAGFPLRILIADEMGRDWYDMEWPVPPVIEALHEHGLREGAVVFNLGAHQGVMALILARGAGRSGRIVAVEAMPFNASVARVNRDLNDAPQITILQAAVGDRPGILHFNPSFNGAVEAGGRGWGRLEVEAVTVDELSRRHGAPDVLFMDIEGFEYLALRGAVETLARRPDCVIEVHTGGQLESFGGSLQGIVEFFPPGDFTLLMSPEWKTDAADPGCRPLDAADDLVRKPFYLLALGKRGATPLAP comes from the coding sequence ATGACCGAACCGGGCGCAGGCGGTTTCTCGGTCAGAGGCGTCGCCCGCGCTGCGCTCCCCTCCTTCCTCTGGACATGGCTGAGGGGGATCCGACTGAGATGGCTCGCCGCCACGTATCCGCGGCGCGTCGTCGAGCACCGATACGCCGGCTTCCCGCTGAGAATCCTCATCGCCGACGAGATGGGCCGCGACTGGTACGACATGGAGTGGCCCGTCCCCCCCGTCATCGAGGCCCTCCACGAACACGGGCTGCGGGAGGGGGCCGTCGTCTTCAACCTGGGCGCCCACCAGGGAGTGATGGCGCTCATCCTCGCGCGGGGGGCCGGGCGCTCGGGACGCATCGTCGCGGTGGAGGCGATGCCGTTCAACGCGTCGGTGGCGCGTGTCAATCGCGATCTCAACGACGCCCCGCAGATCACGATCCTGCAGGCGGCGGTGGGAGACCGCCCCGGGATCCTCCACTTCAATCCCAGCTTCAACGGCGCCGTCGAAGCGGGAGGGCGCGGATGGGGGAGGCTCGAAGTGGAGGCCGTGACGGTGGACGAGTTGAGCCGGCGGCACGGCGCTCCGGACGTTCTCTTCATGGACATCGAGGGGTTCGAATACCTCGCGCTCAGGGGCGCCGTCGAGACCCTTGCACGCCGGCCCGACTGCGTCATCGAGGTGCACACCGGCGGCCAGCTCGAATCGTTCGGCGGATCGCTCCAGGGAATCGTCGAGTTCTTCCCGCCCGGCGACTTCACTCTCCTGATGTCGCCTGAGTGGAAGACCGACGCGGCCGACCCGGGGTGCAGGCCGCTCGATGCGGCCGACGATCTCGTCAGGAAACCGTTCTACCTGCTCGCTCTGGGGAAGCGCGGCGCCACACCCCTCGCGCCTTGA
- a CDS encoding ABC transporter ATP-binding protein: MVLRIKGLRKTYTGGVEALKGVDLQVPAGMFGLLGPNGAGKTTLMKILATLLEPDSGEVEFGGVDFIGQRMAARRMLGYLPQEFGLYPTLTTEQTLAYFARLKGVVNARERSRSIDALLDMVNLHEVRGQPVGKLSGGMRQRLGIAQALLGRPRVLIVDEPTAGLDPEERNRFHDMLTEVASKETVVVLSTHIVSDVSRLCSLMAIMRHGEIVALSTPQAALAQIANDVWEADVRSEKVANLRSRLQVVSTSFLDGQARIRVLSPSRPPSREFRPVTPTLEDYYFRLVAPLDDLN; this comes from the coding sequence ATGGTGCTGCGGATCAAAGGACTCAGGAAGACCTACACGGGTGGCGTGGAAGCGCTGAAAGGGGTCGACCTGCAAGTTCCTGCGGGAATGTTCGGACTGCTCGGACCGAATGGTGCGGGCAAGACCACGCTCATGAAGATACTGGCCACCCTCCTCGAACCCGACTCGGGCGAAGTCGAGTTCGGTGGCGTGGATTTCATCGGCCAGAGAATGGCGGCACGAAGGATGCTCGGCTACCTGCCGCAGGAATTCGGACTGTACCCGACGCTGACAACCGAGCAGACGCTCGCGTATTTCGCCAGGCTGAAGGGCGTGGTGAACGCGCGCGAACGCTCTCGGTCGATCGACGCGCTCCTTGATATGGTCAATCTTCATGAAGTGCGCGGGCAGCCGGTTGGAAAACTCTCCGGCGGCATGCGGCAGCGCCTGGGGATCGCGCAGGCGCTTCTCGGACGGCCCAGAGTGCTCATCGTCGATGAGCCGACGGCCGGCCTGGACCCCGAAGAACGAAACCGATTTCACGACATGCTGACCGAGGTCGCGAGCAAGGAAACGGTCGTCGTGCTCTCGACCCACATCGTCTCCGATGTCTCCCGGCTCTGCAGCCTGATGGCAATCATGCGGCACGGCGAGATTGTCGCACTATCCACTCCGCAGGCGGCTCTGGCGCAGATCGCGAATGATGTGTGGGAAGCCGATGTGAGGTCAGAGAAGGTCGCGAATCTCAGGTCGCGACTCCAGGTCGTCTCCACGTCGTTTCTCGACGGTCAGGCGCGCATCAGGGTATTGTCGCCGAGTCGTCCACCGAGCAGAGAATTCAGGCCCGTCACCCCCACGCTCGAAGATTACTATTTTCGTCTTGTCGCCCCGCTGGATGACCTGAATTGA
- a CDS encoding FAD-binding oxidoreductase, which translates to MAGIAVRTIDGKGASLSSETLDALRGELRGPMCLPGEAGYDDARAIWNAMIDRRPALVVRAAGAADVISTVRLAARAGLLLSVRGGGHNIAGNAVCDGGVMLDLSRMISVRVDPQARTARVEPGAKLSDFDRETQAFGLATPLGINSTTGIAGLTLGGGFGWLSRKHGLTVDNLLSADVVTAEAKLVRASATDHPDLFWAIRGGGGNFGVVTSFEFTLHPVGPEVIAGLIVHPFASAKAVLGEYRRLVAKAPDELTCWAVMRKAPPLPFLPPGVHGTEVLVLALCHAGDRAAGEKAVAPFKALGKPIADVVGPAPYAAWQTAFDPMLTPGARNYWKSHDAVDLSDGLIEALLQAVRTLPSPECEIFVASLGGAINRVPVDATAYPHRNVEFVVNVHTRWSAAADDAACVAWARKLYDAAAPFATGGVYVNFMPEDEAARVRGGAYGPNYDRLARVKANYDPKNFFRMNQNVAPGGTA; encoded by the coding sequence ATGGCGGGCATCGCAGTCAGGACGATCGACGGCAAGGGCGCATCTCTCTCATCCGAAACGCTCGATGCGCTCCGCGGCGAGCTGCGGGGACCCATGTGTCTTCCCGGCGAGGCGGGGTACGACGACGCGCGGGCGATCTGGAACGCGATGATCGACCGCCGCCCCGCGCTCGTCGTGCGGGCGGCCGGGGCGGCCGACGTCATCTCGACCGTCCGCCTCGCGGCGAGGGCCGGGCTGCTCCTGTCGGTTCGGGGGGGCGGGCACAACATCGCCGGGAACGCCGTGTGCGACGGAGGGGTGATGCTCGATCTCTCGCGGATGATCTCGGTCAGGGTCGACCCGCAGGCGCGCACCGCGCGCGTCGAGCCCGGCGCGAAGCTCTCCGATTTCGACAGGGAGACGCAGGCCTTCGGCCTTGCGACGCCCCTCGGGATCAACTCGACGACCGGGATCGCCGGGCTGACCCTCGGCGGCGGCTTTGGCTGGCTCAGCCGGAAGCACGGGCTGACGGTCGACAACCTGCTCTCCGCCGACGTCGTGACGGCCGAGGCGAAGCTCGTGCGCGCGAGCGCGACCGATCACCCGGATCTCTTCTGGGCGATCCGCGGCGGCGGCGGCAACTTCGGCGTCGTGACGTCCTTCGAGTTCACTCTCCACCCCGTGGGCCCGGAGGTGATCGCGGGGCTGATCGTCCACCCGTTCGCGAGCGCGAAGGCGGTCCTCGGCGAGTACCGCCGCCTCGTCGCGAAGGCGCCGGACGAGCTGACGTGCTGGGCCGTGATGCGGAAGGCGCCGCCCCTCCCTTTCCTCCCGCCGGGCGTTCACGGGACCGAGGTCCTCGTCCTCGCCCTCTGTCATGCCGGCGACCGCGCGGCCGGTGAGAAGGCGGTGGCCCCCTTCAAGGCGCTCGGGAAACCGATCGCGGACGTGGTCGGCCCCGCCCCGTACGCGGCGTGGCAGACGGCGTTCGATCCCATGCTCACGCCCGGCGCGAGGAACTACTGGAAGTCGCACGACGCCGTCGATCTCTCGGACGGCCTCATCGAGGCGCTGCTCCAGGCCGTCCGAACCCTTCCTTCCCCGGAGTGCGAGATCTTCGTCGCGAGCCTCGGCGGGGCCATCAACCGGGTTCCCGTCGACGCGACCGCGTACCCGCACCGGAATGTCGAGTTCGTGGTCAACGTGCACACGCGCTGGAGCGCCGCAGCCGACGACGCCGCGTGCGTCGCGTGGGCCCGGAAGCTCTACGACGCGGCCGCGCCGTTCGCGACGGGCGGGGTCTACGTGAACTTCATGCCCGAGGACGAGGCCGCCCGCGTCCGCGGCGGAGCGTACGGCCCGAACTACGACCGGCTCGCCCGGGTCAAGGCGAACTACGACCCGAAGAACTTCTTCCGGATGAACCAGAACGTCGCGCCGGGGGGGACGGCGTGA
- a CDS encoding outer membrane beta-barrel protein: protein MKKRSQRKLLSASMMTALGAGSLAVVDAHAGSYVGGAIGEALLRSDSQTGNDYVADALTERGLTLTNPSSHLSGTNFDTRGFGWRAYYGYKFIPQLAVEAEYADLGKGASHVRGLVDGPEGVSGSHEVKKSGYGVAVIGFLPLHDKWSVFARFGGLHWTAKSTSDVSIPNLQPSRVRKETSNSSTNGHYGFGFEREFGKRFGGRLEWAKYYADGSDTRLYLVDGFFRF from the coding sequence ATGAAAAAGAGGTCGCAGAGGAAGCTCCTATCGGCATCGATGATGACCGCGCTCGGCGCGGGGTCTCTCGCCGTCGTGGACGCGCACGCCGGCTCCTACGTCGGCGGTGCCATCGGCGAGGCGCTCCTCCGGAGCGACAGCCAGACAGGGAACGACTACGTCGCCGACGCGCTGACGGAGCGCGGTCTCACGCTGACCAACCCGAGCTCGCACCTCTCCGGCACCAACTTCGACACCCGGGGTTTCGGGTGGAGGGCCTACTACGGGTACAAGTTCATCCCGCAGCTCGCCGTCGAGGCCGAGTACGCCGACCTCGGCAAGGGGGCCTCGCACGTGCGCGGGCTCGTGGACGGACCGGAGGGAGTTTCCGGCAGCCACGAGGTGAAGAAGAGCGGCTACGGCGTCGCCGTGATCGGATTCCTCCCCCTCCACGACAAGTGGTCCGTCTTCGCGAGATTCGGCGGGCTCCACTGGACGGCGAAGAGCACGTCGGACGTCTCGATTCCCAACCTGCAGCCTTCCAGGGTGAGGAAGGAGACGTCGAACAGCTCCACGAACGGCCACTACGGGTTCGGGTTCGAGCGCGAGTTCGGCAAGCGGTTCGGCGGCCGCCTCGAGTGGGCCAAGTACTACGCCGACGGGAGCGACACGAGGCTGTACCTCGTCGACGGCTTCTTCCGCTTCTGA
- a CDS encoding serine hydrolase: MTVIAASAAPGKPGGPALRSNLALVIDAEQGETLFAKHSDQVAPIASITKLMTAMVVLDAGSPPDEAITIDRADVDTLRHSSSRLPVGARLERADLLQVALMASENRAAAALARAYPGGVPSCVEAMNRKAMELGMLSTHFKDPTGLSDDNVSSPEDLARLVVAADGYPRIREATTSSSRFVRPSGRRPLEFHNTNRLVGSRSWEIDLSKTGYINEAGRCLVMKAKIAARDVVIVLLDSWGRDTRLGDANRIRRWMEATFRSPGTALSASRTSRRP, translated from the coding sequence ATGACGGTCATCGCGGCCTCCGCCGCTCCGGGCAAGCCTGGCGGCCCCGCCCTGAGGTCGAACCTTGCCCTCGTGATCGACGCGGAGCAGGGGGAGACTCTTTTCGCGAAGCACTCCGATCAGGTGGCGCCGATCGCGTCGATCACCAAGCTCATGACCGCCATGGTCGTGCTGGATGCGGGATCTCCTCCGGACGAAGCGATCACGATCGATCGCGCCGACGTGGACACGCTCAGGCACTCGAGCTCCCGGCTCCCGGTGGGTGCCCGGCTCGAGCGCGCCGACCTGCTCCAGGTCGCGCTGATGGCCTCGGAAAATCGGGCGGCGGCGGCCCTGGCGCGGGCTTACCCGGGCGGCGTCCCTTCGTGCGTGGAAGCGATGAACCGCAAGGCGATGGAGCTGGGGATGCTCTCGACCCACTTCAAGGATCCGACCGGGCTGTCCGACGACAACGTCTCGAGCCCCGAAGACCTCGCGCGGCTGGTGGTGGCCGCCGACGGATATCCGAGAATCCGCGAGGCCACCACGTCATCCTCCCGCTTCGTCAGGCCCTCCGGCCGGCGCCCCCTCGAGTTCCACAACACGAACCGGCTGGTGGGCAGCCGGAGCTGGGAGATCGATCTCTCGAAGACCGGCTACATCAACGAGGCCGGGCGGTGCCTCGTGATGAAGGCGAAGATCGCCGCGCGGGACGTCGTCATCGTCCTCCTCGACTCCTGGGGCCGCGACACGCGCCTGGGCGACGCGAACAGAATCCGGAGGTGGATGGAGGCGACTTTCCGGTCGCCGGGGACGGCGCTCTCCGCTTCGAGGACTAGCCGGCGACCGTGA
- a CDS encoding VWA domain-containing protein translates to MRPRFPILPIVAAVLSLFAVAGVRAEDPPPNGYVETVDVSLVVLHVTVLDSKGEPVQGLSPRDFHVREDDVFRKISVFGSSADQAVRVAFLLDVSGSMEILGKLSRAKEAIRLFAASLLPHDEIALLIFADGQVVVKLGFTSDREALSRTLDGIDAYGRTALHDALAEAPFLLSATEAGRKALIILTDGVDNASTISNAEAIEMARRAPVPIFAIGLADQPLDLRPDPRGEGKDRPLFETLAEFTSGTGGEMVTVFSPKEIQAAVDLLDRRLRGQYVVGYAPGPSGDVPGFHRIDVTTRDKRHRVMTRKGYTTSP, encoded by the coding sequence TTGCGCCCGAGATTCCCGATCCTTCCGATCGTCGCCGCTGTCCTGAGCCTCTTCGCCGTCGCCGGCGTCCGCGCGGAGGATCCGCCGCCCAACGGGTACGTCGAGACGGTCGACGTCAGCCTCGTCGTCCTTCACGTCACGGTCCTCGACTCGAAGGGGGAGCCGGTCCAGGGGCTCTCGCCGCGCGATTTCCACGTCCGCGAGGACGACGTGTTCAGAAAGATCTCGGTCTTCGGGTCGTCGGCCGACCAGGCGGTGAGGGTCGCCTTCCTTCTCGACGTCTCCGGATCGATGGAGATCCTGGGGAAGCTCTCGCGGGCCAAGGAGGCGATCCGGCTCTTCGCCGCCTCCCTCCTCCCTCACGACGAGATCGCCCTTCTCATCTTCGCCGACGGCCAGGTGGTCGTGAAGCTCGGCTTCACCAGCGACCGCGAGGCCCTCTCGCGCACGCTCGACGGCATCGACGCCTACGGCCGCACGGCGCTCCATGACGCTCTCGCAGAGGCCCCATTTCTTCTGTCGGCGACCGAGGCCGGGAGGAAGGCGCTGATCATCCTGACCGACGGCGTGGACAACGCCTCGACCATCTCGAACGCCGAGGCGATCGAGATGGCCCGGCGCGCGCCGGTCCCGATCTTCGCCATCGGTCTGGCCGACCAGCCCCTCGACCTCCGCCCCGATCCGCGCGGCGAAGGGAAGGACCGACCGCTCTTCGAGACGCTGGCGGAGTTCACCTCCGGGACGGGCGGGGAGATGGTGACGGTCTTCAGCCCGAAGGAGATCCAGGCGGCGGTGGACCTCCTCGACCGGCGGCTCAGGGGCCAATACGTCGTCGGCTACGCCCCGGGCCCTTCGGGGGACGTCCCCGGATTCCACCGCATCGACGTCACGACCCGGGACAAGCGCCACCGCGTCATGACGCGGAAGGGGTACACCACCAGTCCCTGA
- a CDS encoding phenylacetate--CoA ligase family protein translates to MRARVDPTRFAWPPFVSGDAGWSGLLDGMSETERLPAEDVLLGQRLQLRHLLPWAERQSRYYRRAGWIGDFLAEADRRPDDFWEIWRRVPILPKSHLRKDAGIIHARQIPADQTPIESTITSGSTGITVEVRTTSATRMMWHALTVREHLWQRRDVGKRLGAIRYRPADDRDPAGRDLPSWGPPVASLSPTGPASVIHVGHSVDLLAAWVTRFDPHYLLVYPSLAGPLLERLDEAPSRPRALEELRCLSEPLDPESERALRKRWGVRVSDMYSANEVGHIAFTCERGRLHVQSESVVVEILDDRGAPCAPGDTGRVVVTSLHNLATPLIRYDLGDYATAGDRCECRRGLPVIGQVRGRVRNLVRTPDGRRYWPVELGKIRSVHAIRQAQYVQSALDTIRLNVVADRTLTAGEEARAGDAARAALGYPFRVEIVRVDEIPRGPTGKFEEFWSRIDEPWPAAAP, encoded by the coding sequence ATGCGCGCGCGGGTTGACCCGACCCGGTTCGCGTGGCCACCCTTCGTCTCGGGAGACGCCGGCTGGTCCGGCCTCCTCGACGGTATGTCCGAGACCGAGCGGCTCCCGGCCGAGGATGTCCTCCTCGGACAGCGCCTCCAGCTGAGGCACCTCCTCCCCTGGGCCGAGCGCCAGTCGCGCTACTACCGGCGCGCCGGCTGGATCGGCGATTTCCTCGCGGAAGCGGATCGGCGCCCCGACGATTTCTGGGAGATCTGGCGCCGCGTCCCGATCCTTCCCAAGTCCCACCTCCGCAAGGACGCCGGGATCATCCACGCCCGGCAGATCCCCGCGGACCAGACTCCGATCGAATCGACGATCACCTCGGGCTCGACCGGGATCACGGTCGAGGTGCGCACGACCAGCGCCACGCGCATGATGTGGCACGCCCTCACCGTCCGCGAGCACCTCTGGCAGCGGCGCGACGTCGGCAAGCGTCTGGGGGCGATCCGCTACCGCCCCGCGGACGACCGCGATCCCGCCGGCCGGGATCTTCCGAGCTGGGGGCCGCCCGTCGCGAGCCTCTCGCCCACCGGCCCCGCCTCGGTCATCCACGTGGGGCACAGCGTCGACCTTCTCGCGGCGTGGGTCACGAGGTTCGACCCTCACTACCTCCTGGTCTACCCGAGCCTCGCCGGCCCGCTCCTCGAGCGCCTCGACGAGGCGCCGTCGCGGCCGCGCGCCCTCGAGGAGCTCCGGTGCCTCTCGGAGCCCCTGGACCCCGAGTCGGAGCGCGCGCTCAGGAAGCGCTGGGGCGTTCGCGTCTCGGACATGTACTCGGCGAACGAGGTTGGCCACATCGCCTTCACCTGCGAGCGGGGCCGCCTCCACGTCCAGTCCGAATCGGTCGTCGTCGAGATCCTCGATGACCGGGGAGCCCCCTGCGCGCCGGGCGACACCGGCCGCGTCGTGGTGACGTCGCTCCACAACCTCGCGACGCCGCTCATCCGGTACGACCTCGGCGACTACGCCACGGCCGGCGATCGCTGCGAGTGCCGGCGCGGGCTTCCGGTGATCGGGCAGGTGCGCGGGCGCGTGCGAAACCTGGTGAGGACGCCGGACGGGCGTCGATACTGGCCCGTGGAGCTCGGCAAGATCCGATCGGTTCACGCCATACGACAGGCGCAGTACGTGCAATCCGCGCTCGACACGATCCGGCTGAACGTCGTCGCGGATCGGACGCTGACCGCCGGGGAGGAGGCTCGCGCGGGGGACGCGGCGCGCGCGGCCCTCGGGTACCCTTTCCGGGTCGAAATCGTCCGGGTCGACGAGATCCCTCGCGGGCCTACCGGCAAGTTCGAGGAGTTCTGGTCCAGGATCGACGAGCCCTGGCCGGCGGCGGCGCCGTGA
- a CDS encoding NAD(P)-dependent alcohol dehydrogenase has translation MKAIVQEGYGSADVFKLREIERPVVADDGVLVKVGAASVNALDWHLRQRLPHLIGRLLRSPRIPVRGVDLAGRVEAVGRNVTRFKPGDEVFGAGRGSFAEYVTTTEARLAPKPRNLTFEQAAALPVAGLSALQGLRDAARLRPGQRVLIHGAGGGLGTFAVLVAKALGAHVTAVTSTKNLDLVRSIGADEAIDYTKEDFTRSGKSYDVVFDIGADRSFAECRRVMTSNGTLVLAGASKEVFRVLSRLVAAPVLSRLGSRRFAVLMARVTHEDLVVLKDLAEAGKLTPVIDRTYPLGEAADAIRYVGTRQARGKVVVTVAG, from the coding sequence ATGAAGGCCATCGTCCAGGAAGGGTACGGCTCCGCCGACGTCTTCAAGCTTCGGGAGATCGAACGGCCCGTCGTCGCGGACGACGGCGTCCTCGTGAAGGTCGGCGCCGCCTCCGTCAACGCGCTCGACTGGCACCTCAGGCAGAGGCTGCCGCACCTCATCGGCAGGCTCCTTCGCAGCCCCCGGATCCCGGTCCGTGGGGTCGATCTCGCCGGACGCGTGGAGGCCGTCGGCAGGAACGTGACGCGATTCAAGCCCGGCGACGAGGTCTTCGGCGCGGGGAGGGGGAGCTTCGCGGAGTACGTGACGACCACGGAGGCCCGCCTGGCGCCGAAGCCCCGGAACCTGACGTTCGAGCAGGCTGCCGCCCTCCCCGTCGCGGGCCTCTCGGCCCTGCAGGGTCTGCGCGATGCGGCGCGCCTCCGGCCGGGACAGAGGGTGCTGATCCACGGGGCCGGGGGAGGCCTGGGGACGTTCGCCGTCCTCGTCGCGAAGGCGCTCGGCGCGCACGTCACCGCCGTGACCAGCACGAAGAACCTGGATCTCGTCCGCTCGATCGGCGCCGACGAGGCGATCGATTACACGAAGGAGGACTTCACCCGGAGCGGGAAGAGCTACGACGTCGTCTTCGACATCGGCGCGGACCGTTCCTTCGCCGAGTGCCGGCGCGTCATGACTTCGAACGGGACGCTCGTCCTCGCGGGCGCGTCGAAAGAGGTCTTCAGGGTCCTGTCGCGCCTGGTCGCGGCGCCGGTCCTCTCGCGCCTCGGGAGCCGGCGCTTCGCGGTGCTCATGGCCCGGGTGACGCATGAAGATCTGGTGGTGCTGAAGGATCTCGCCGAGGCCGGCAAGCTCACGCCGGTGATCGATCGGACGTATCCGCTCGGCGAGGCCGCCGACGCCATCCGGTACGTGGGGACGCGCCAGGCGCGGGGAAAGGTCGTGGTCACGGTCGCCGGCTAG
- a CDS encoding sigma-70 family RNA polymerase sigma factor, with product MPLERDQRTSDAVEREQSRLRRFIRRRVADPRDVEDILQDVFHELVEANRLLMPIEHLTGWLFRVARNRITDLWRRPMQESLGDIEELLPSPDAGPDALYARGVLLAEIEAALDELPDEQREAFVAHELQGLSFKEMAAETGVSVNTLLSRKRYAVLHLRRRLRRIYDDVTKG from the coding sequence ATGCCACTCGAACGGGACCAGCGGACCTCCGATGCGGTCGAGCGGGAGCAATCCCGGCTGCGTCGCTTCATCCGACGGCGCGTGGCCGACCCCCGCGACGTGGAGGACATCCTGCAGGACGTCTTCCACGAGCTGGTCGAGGCGAACCGCCTGCTGATGCCGATCGAGCACCTCACCGGCTGGCTCTTCCGCGTGGCGCGGAACCGCATCACCGACCTCTGGCGCAGGCCGATGCAGGAGAGCCTCGGCGACATCGAGGAGCTGCTTCCTTCTCCCGACGCCGGCCCCGACGCTCTCTACGCGCGCGGCGTGCTCCTCGCCGAGATCGAGGCGGCGCTCGACGAGCTGCCGGACGAGCAGCGCGAGGCGTTCGTCGCGCATGAGCTTCAAGGGCTCAGCTTCAAGGAGATGGCCGCCGAGACCGGCGTGAGCGTGAACACGCTCCTGTCCAGGAAGCGCTACGCGGTCCTGCACCTGCGCCGCCGGTTGCGGCGCATCTACGACGACGTGACGAAAGGGTGA